The DNA window ACGCGAGAGTGTTGAACCCATCCACGTGACGCTCGCGCACCTGCGCGCTCAAGCCCTTCACTTCGTCGCGAAAGTTTATCGCGAACGAGTGCTTGTTCGCCGGAGCATTGAGCGAGACGTCCTCTCTGGTCCCCAGATACGTCTTGGAGAACAGCTTTTTGTTCACCCAGGAGTAGGTTCCCTGTAGCGAGAACCCTCCGTCGAGCAGAAGCTCGCCGCCGAAATCGCTTCCGAGAAGGTTGATGCTCTTCTGGTAGCTGCGATAGGCGAGGACGACGTCGTTTCTGGCATTTGGAGTATCGAAGTTCACAACGCCGATGGGGCAGGCTGCTGGTGTAGCCAAGGCGCACGGGACCGTTGACGCCGGGTTGCTGCCGGGCAACCCGGTCGAGAGGTTCGCCGCTGTCCCACCGGCAAGCTGAGCCGCGAGGCTCGCGGGCAAACCCGTACCTTGAAGAGCGGCCTGGAAGAATGGGGTGAGCGACGCGCTCAAGTAGCCATTGAGAGCTGTTGGGTTCATGAATACAACCGGTGATTCAATCTGCAGCGGACCGACGAAATTCTGCCGGTTCTCGTGCCACAGATCCAGTGAGATTTGCAGCCGGTTCGCGAGGATTCCCTTGTACCCCGCCTCGATCGTGTTGTGAATCGTCGGCATCGGGCGATCGATGTCCAGAAGCTGATCAGGCGACACCGGGAAAGCCGTTGAGCCGGGCCCAACCGAGGGAATTATCAGCGTCGTACCGACTTGCGCCGCAGTTGGACGGAGCGTGCCGAGGTAACTGCCCACTCCTGCCGCCAGAGCGGCTGCTGTTGGACCAGGAATACCGAACCCGGCGTAGGCCGCGGTGAGTCCGGCAACCAGGGTGCCCGCCCGCGCTGCGGCCACTGAGGTGACGAACGGATTCGCCGCCACAAAATCAGCGGTCGCACTCCCGCCAAACGAGTTGAATGTCTTCATGCAGAGTCCGCCGAGTCCGGCCGGGCAATCGCGTCGGAACTGAAAACCCGTGTTCGGCGTGCCTACTGCACGAACGTTGAGAAGAGCATTACTAAGCCCGATGCGATCGAGAAAGAGGTTGTTCGTGCTGGGAGTCGAGAAGGCGCGATTGTAGATCAGCCTCAAGTTCTGGTTCTCAACCGGCTTGAACACCAGGGCGAGGCGCGGGGAGAAAACAGGATCATCGAGGCGGCTGTGCTTGTCGACGCGGGCCGCGGCGGTGACCTCAAACATCCGCGAGAGCTGCGTAACTGAATGGAGGTAACCTCCTACTTCCTTGATCTCGTCGTCGTCCTCGTTGTTGCCGTTGATCGTGCCTTCGGTCTTCGGCATCGTGTGGATGTAGTCGAAGCCATAGAGAAGCCGCTCGCGCGTCCCGAAGTTCAGCCCGTGCTGGGCCTGCGCAACGAACTGTTTTGACCTGTCGATGATGCACGCGTCATCACTGACGTCCGGGCAATTCGTCTGCGGCTGCACTTTCTGGAGCAGATAGGTTTCTCCCGCGTCGCTCGTATTGAGGAACACCTGTGCGAACAACTGCTTGAACCGGCCGCGCAGCTGATAGGTTTGATAGACCCAGTCCTTCACCTGTGCGGGGCCGAGTCCCGTCGGCTCGACGACGCTCCCGGCCTGGCTGCGGCCGTAATTGGCAATTATTTCGCTGCTGGGCGTGGGCCGGAAATCCGCGCGTATTTCGCCGCCCTGGCGGTTGATGTCACGGTCCCGTGGCTTTCGCTCACCGATCGTGTCGGCAGCTAAAAAAGGCCACTCTTTTCCGCGAAACGCCTCGTACGCCACCTTGAATCCGAATTTCGGAGTAGGCGCCCACGCTGTGCGGATCGATCCGCGGAGCACGCTCTGATTGCCTCCATCGACGGTGACCGTCGTGCCCTGTGTCGAGAACGGCGACTTGGTGAAGATGGCCATCACGCCGCTGGTGGTATTCGGGCCGTACAACGCCGCGCCGGGACCAAGGACGACCTCGATTCGGTCGATGTCCTCCATGTTCGTCGGATTCAAATAGGGAATGTTGACGCGAAGAGACGGCACGAATGCGAACCGGTTGTCCGTCATCGTCATCATCGCGCCGGAAAAGATGTTGTTGAAGCCGCGGGCGACGATGTTCGAGCGCAAGAGACCGCCGCGAGCGACGTCAACTCCGGGCAGTGCCGCCACGTGATCCGCGACGGTAATGGCCGGGCGCTCGTTGATCTCCGCCGAATTGACGACCGATACAGACGCCGGCGCGTCGATGACTTTTTCGGGGGCGCGGGAGACGCCAGTGATAATTGTCTCGAGCTGCGTCGGAAGCTCGGCCATCGCAATGTCGACCGTTGCGGAAGCGCCCGCCCCGACAGTGATCCCTTCCCTCCGCGTCGGAGTGTAGCCGACGCGCCTTGCCTCGACCGTATAGGTTCCGGGCGCAACGTCGGAGATCCGGTAATTGCCATTCTCGTCGGTTGCGGCGCCTCCCGCGTTTCGAATCCCGGCCAGCACGCGCACTCCGGCGCTGGCGATGCCTGCGCCCGTGCCTGCGTCAGTGACCCTTCCAGTAATCGTCCCGTTTTGCGCCGCCGCCGGCAATGCAAATAACGTCACGGCAATACCAGTCAGAAGCCTGCGTACGTTGAGTGCGAACATCAGCGGCGCCCTCGTGTTTGGGAAGAAAAATGCAGGCGATGCGGCGGCCCAATGATCACCGTCCCGCTGCCTCGCGTGCGCCATACCTAAGGACGTACGCTTCTCGCGTCAAGACTAGACCGTGTTGCGAGATACGCGTATCCGCCAAAGTACGTAGAACTCGTACATTCGTGACGTAGCTCCCCCCGCCGAAAAGACTTGCCGCGACCGGTAACGCGCGCGATTGTTGAAGATCGGAGGAGTCGACAGATGGCCACGACGATCGGAATTCCCCCAGCGACCGGACCAGAGCATCCGCGGGCAGAATCCGTCGGCCCGGTCGCCTCGACCGTGATTCCGCAGCCGCCGAAGGGCGAGCGGTTGATATCCCTCGACGTGTTTCGCGGGCTCACAATCGCCGGCATGCTGCTTGTGAACAATCCCGGCACCTGGGGCGCGATCTATCCGCCGCTCGAGCACGCCGCATGGCACGGCTGGACGCCCACCGACGTCATCTTCCCGTTCTTTCTCTTCATCGTCGGGATTACGACTCACATCTCGATCGCCTCGCGCCGGGCGAAGGGCGACGACGACGCCGCGATCGTAAAACAGATTCTCCGGCGCGGCGGACTGATCTTCCTGCTGGGGTTCCTGATGTCGCTCTTCCCGTTCTACCAGTGGGGGACCATCGAAGGCATGGCCAATCCGTCGATACTCGACCGCATCGTCCATCGCTGGGAGCACGTGAGGATACTGGGAGTTCTCCAGCGGATCGGCCTTGTCTACATCGCGGCCGGCCTCCTTTCACTGAAGACTACGCTCAAGCAGCAGATTGTGATCGTCGCGGCGCTACTATATGGATACTGGTTCGCGATGACGCTCATCCCGGTCACCGGGACCCTTAATGGAGTCCCGGGGCGTTACATCGGCGCCCTGTTGCTCGGGAATCCAAGCGAGACTCTGGCCGCCCATCTCGACCGGGCGATCCTCGGACTCAGCCACATCTGGTCGGGCAGCGTGACGTACGACCCCGAAGGGCCGTTCTCCACGATCCCCGCCATTGCAACGGCGATGCTCGGCATCTTTGCCGGCAGATGGATTGCCGACCGCCGGCCTCTCATCGAGCGGATCGCGGGCCTGTTCGCGATAGGGAGCATTGGAATGGTCGTCGGACTTATGTATAACTGGTCCTTCCCGATCAACAAGAATCTGTGGACCAGCTCCTACGTCATCTTTACGGCGGGAATGGCCTGCGTGACTTTGGCAACGACCATGTGGCTCATCGAATGGCGGAACATCCGCTGGTGGACGAAGCCGTTCGTGATCTACGGAATGAACCCGATCGTGGCGTTCGTGGGCTCGGGCGTCCTCGCGCGCTGCATCTACACGCTGTGGAAGGTCCAATACAACGGAAAGCCGACGCCGGTCGAGAGCGTCATCTACAAATCGGTCTTCGAGCCGTGGCTCGAGCCCCGCAACGCCTCGCTCGCCATGGCGCTGGCGACCGTGCTGTTCTGGTTCGCGATCCTCGCGTGGATGTACCGAAAGAGGATCTTTCTCAAAGTCTAGACGCCTATCCCTTTGCGGTTGACTCTAGTGGTCGGATGGATCTGTCCAACAACGAGTGCAGAGCCCAGGCGCGCAGACGCTATCGAGCGTGTGCGCGCGGCGAATCCTGATCACTCGGCGCTCCCAGCGCACTCGTGGGAACTCGCTCTGCCTCCATCGGCGCGCCGTCCCGCCGGACCACGTAGGCCTCCATAGCGAAGTACTCCGGCAATCCCAGCCCGTCGACGACTGCCGCAGTGCGCTTGTTCCGCTCCTCAACGCGCTGCCAGAACTCGCGCTCGTCCTGGCCGGGAAAGGGAGCCCGATCCTTCTGACTCTGGTGCTTGAAGATCGCCCGGATCTTCCATCGAAGCTCGTCCTCGGACAACGGCACCAGCACATCGGCTTCACCGACATCCCACTCCTGCCACGCGCCGCGATAGTACCACACTTCAGGCGGCTCACCCGAATACTGGTCGAGCGCATGCTGCACGGTCTCGAGACACATCCGGTGAGTACCGTGCGGATCTGAAAGGTCGCCGGCCACGAATATCATTGACGGGCGATGCTGCTCGAGCAGCTCGAGCGTGATCTGTACATCTTCCGGGCCGATCGGATCCTTCCGCGTTTTGCCGGTCTGATAGAACGGCAGATTGAGAAAGCGTGCCTGCTCGCGGCTCATCCCGAACGTCTCGATTCCCGACACTGCCTCGGCCTCGCGAATGCCACGCTTGATCGCCAGCACCTCCGGAATGTCCACCTGGCCCGGCTCCTTCTGCGCCAGAAATCGCTCCACTTTCTCGAGCACGGGTGCGAGCCCGGTCTCGCGCGCTGTGAAGTCGCGATTCACGCGCCTGAGAAAATCCACGTAGCGCCGCACCTCGTGATCGAACACGGCGATGTTGCCGGATGTCTGATACGCGACCACGATGCGATTTGCGTTCTGGTGCAGCTTGTGGAGAATCCCGCCCATCGAGATCACGTCGTCATCCGGATGCGGTGAGAAGACGACAATGTTCTGCCTCGTTGGAAGCTTGCTCTTTCCGCGCACTTTGGAGATCAGCGCGTTGAACACCTCGCCGTTGAGCGGGCCTGCTGTCTGGTAACGGGCGAGAAGCGAGCTCAAATGGTGCTCACGGTAATCGAGACTGTCGAGCTTCAGGATCGACTTGCCGGTGACTTCGCTCAGCCAGATTACGGCGGCCACTTCGAGCGCCGGCGTCCATTCCACCTCGCCCGTGATCCACGGCATGCGAACGCGCGTGAGGTCGGCGGCCGCAGCGGGGTCCACATAGAACACCGCGTTGGGATGAAGCTGCAGGTAGGTGGCCGCTACATCGGGATCAGGCTCGCCCTCGACCGCACGCTTGATGATGACCGATTTGTGCTCGCCAGTTGCGATTAGCGCTATCTCCCGCGCCTCCATGATCGTCGCCACGCCCATGGTGACCGCTTCGGTCGGCACGTTGTCCTCGCCGAAGAAATCGGCAGCCGCGTCGCGACGCGTCACGGTGTCGAGAGCGATCAGCCGCGTTCGCGAGTCAATGCCCGAGCCCGGCTCGTTGAAGCCGATATGCCCCGTCTTGCCGATGCCGAGGATCTGAATGTCTATCCCGCCGGAATCCCGAATTGCCTGCTCGTAGGCGGCGGTTTCCGCCGCCACCTGATCCCGCGGAACGTCGCCGCGCGGCACGTGCACATTCTCCGGCCGCACGTTGATCTCGTCGAAGAGATTCTCCCACATGTAGCGATTGTAGCTGTGGATGCTCTCCGGCCGCATCGGGAAATACTCATCGAGATTGAAGGTGACGACGTCGGAAAAATCGACTCCCTCCTCCCGATGCAGGCGCGCCAGCTCGCGGTAGATCCCGATCGGAGTGCTTCCCGTGGCGAGTCCGAGCACCGCATGCGCTCCTGCCTTTCGCCGCTCGGCGATCACGTCGGCGATTCGTCTGGCTATCCGGCGCGAGACTTCGTCATACTCGGCAATGACTACGGGGATTCGCTCACGAACTTGCGGGCTCATTTGCGTGCCCCCGCGGTATCCCAGTCGACGAGCGGCGCATTCGTGATTGATTGCTGGACAGCATCGGCGACAGCGCGCCGCAGCGCAAAGACTCGCGTGTTCTCGCGTGTCGGGTTTACCCGGTTCGTCAGCAGAATCACGAAGAGGTCACGGGTCGGATCAATCCACATGGACGTGCCCGTGAACCCGGTGTGGCCGAAGCTACGCGGCGAAAAGAAACGGCCGGCACTCGATACCGTCGACGGAGTGTCCCAGCCGAGCGCTCTGCTCGACCCGCGAATCTGTGGCGCGGTCCACCTCGCGACCGTGGTCGGACTCACGATTCTCACGCCGTTGTATTGGCCTCCATTCAACAGCATCTGTGCGAAGATGGCAACGTCGCCGACGGTTGAGAAGAGTCCCGCGTGACCGGCAACCCCGCCCATGGCATCGGCGTTCTCGTCGTGAACGCGTCCCCACACCAGCCCGCCGCGAGTAGTGTCGATCTCCGTGGGAGCAATTAGCGCCTTCAGGCTCGAATCCGGGTTGAATCTCGTGCTGGTCATGCCAAGAGGACGAAACACCTTCTCATCGGCGAGCCGGTCGAGAGGGACACCCGTAATGGTCTCGAGCACGAGCTGAGTGAGGATCATTTCCCAGTCACTATATATGGTAGTGGTGCCGGGGACCGCCTTCAGCGGCCTCTGGTTTATCTGCTGCAGATACTGGTCGCGCCCGCGGAACGTCCTGAACAGGGGAGCGAACGCCTCGAGGCCTCCACGATGTGTCATAGCCATTCTCATCGTGATCGGCGCCTTGTCGGGGGCATTGAACCCGGGCAGGTAGCTGGCAATGGTTCGGTCGAGATCGAGCACGCCCTGCTCTTCGAGGATCATGGCCGTCGTGGTCGTGGCTATGACTTTGGTCAGTGACGCCATGTCGAATATCGTGTTGACATCGACTGGTGCTGACGCGACGGCGGTATCGAGGCGCCCATACGCCTTGAGATGCACGAGCCGCCCGTAGCGTCCCACCGCGAGTGTCGCGCCGGGAGCGGCGCCCTCAGCCAGCGCGCTCGCAATGATCGAATCGAGTGTCGCGTTCAGATTGCCGCTCATTCCAGCCGCTGCCGGAGGTGCGGAGACGAGAGTATTCACTGGTGCGATGCGGGTAATAGTCGACCCTTCGGTGGCGGCGACGGTGGCGCAGCCAGCGGCTGCCACGAACAGGATGAGCGAGACAACTGGTCTCATCGACGCGTCGAGCCATCGGCGGGATGAATCGTTTCCGCCGGCCCCCTCACCACTGTAGGCGCGCACGCGCCGATCGCACTCGAGCGAAAGATGAGCTTACGGCTATGCATTATCGTGCGCGGCAAACGGGAGCAGTTCCTTCCGCGGCTTGTCGCGGGGCAGCTGGTTGAAGCGGCCAACGTACGCCCTTGTGAAAAGCGTGTCAACGCAACGTTGGACGAAACCAAAGACGCGATGAAGCGACAGGCGCGACGAAACATCGGGCACGACGAAAATACTCTTGCGGCTTGTTTGATCCAGGCCGTACAATTGCCCGTCGCTAAAACCGCTCGGCCGTGTGTGGCAACGCGATGTGCTGGCCCCTCAACGCAGCGGAGATCACGAACAATCCACTTGTACCCAAGCCATATCCCCCACCGCCCGGGCCGTAGCGCTGAGTCGGAAAAGCGGCACAGCGAGTCATTCTCCCTGGCCTCTTTTTCAGGCTTACTCGAAATGCGCGGAACAAGTCGTGCGTGACCTTTTCCACGCCATGGCGTGTATACAACTGTTCGGCGCGGTAGCCGCAGTCCCATTTGTGAGGAGTTGGCTCGTTGATGCGAAAGTTCATTCTGGCGGGCGCGCTCCTTTTTGCGGCCGCATGCAGCAAGGACGGCGGTGGCGGGCCCCTTGTCGTCACTACGGTCAGCGTGTCGGCCACTCCGACGCAGATCATCGTCGGAGGCACCGCGCAGGCGGCGGCCATCGTCAAGGATCAGAACGGCAATCCCCTGTCCGGGAAAACCGTCAACTGGGTCAGCCTCACGCCAGCCGTCGCATCAGTCAATGCGACGACCGGCGTCATCACCGGCGTGTCGGCCGGAACCGCGACGATTCAGGGCTCGGCCGATGGCGTCTCGGGCTCGGCCACTGTCATCGTCATCGCTGCAGTCAGCGCGTGCAACACCGGCATCACAATAGTCGATCTACCCGTTGGCGGTGTTCGTGTGCTCACCGCGAGCGAAACCCAGGGCTGCATCAAGATTCCGGCGGCAAGCGGCGGGCCGGCCGATTATCTGGTCATTCCCGGCAACATCAGCGCGACACCTGACATTCTGGGAGCCTACGTGCTCAAGTCCGACGAGGGCGAGAATGTCCCGTCGTCGACGATTGCTCCGAGCCACACGATTTTCTCCGCCGACAATGTCGCTCCGCGCATCCCAGCGGCGGATCTTGGCGCCGCCCAGATCGCATTCGAGACGCGCCTGCGATTGATGGAGCGCCGCGAGCTGAGGATTCCCGACGCTCAGCGGGCATACCGCGAGCGCCTTCGGGCTGGAGCACAGGGGCGCTTGTCTGTCTCCAGCGCAATCCCGGCGGTAGGCGAGAAACTCAATTTCAAGATTCCCGGCAGAACGAACGCGTGCACGAATTTCACGACGATCACCGCCGAAGTTAAGTACGTCAACGACAAGGCGATCATCTACACTGATATCACCGCGCCAGCGAACGGTTTCACGGCCGCCGACTATCAGCAGATCGGCGACGAGTTCTCCAACCTCATTTACCCCACGGACGTCGCGTTCTTTGGAACGCCACTCGACGATGACGCCAACGGACGCGTAATCATCCTTTACACCTCCGAGGTCAACAAGCTGACGGAGGCGAACTCGAACAGTTTCGTTGGCGGGTTCTTCTTCGCCGGCGACCTGTTTCCCTCGACCGGTGCTGGCTCCTGCGCCCAGAGCAACGAGGCCGAGCTTTTCTACATGCTTGCGCCGGATCCCGATGGCACGATCAACAACAACAAGCGATCACTGGCGCTCGTCAGGCAGAACACCAGAGGCACGATCGCCCACGAGTTCGAGCACATGATCAACGCATCCGAGCGCATCCGGAGCC is part of the Gemmatimonadaceae bacterium genome and encodes:
- a CDS encoding TonB-dependent receptor; this translates as MFALNVRRLLTGIAVTLFALPAAAQNGTITGRVTDAGTGAGIASAGVRVLAGIRNAGGAATDENGNYRISDVAPGTYTVEARRVGYTPTRREGITVGAGASATVDIAMAELPTQLETIITGVSRAPEKVIDAPASVSVVNSAEINERPAITVADHVAALPGVDVARGGLLRSNIVARGFNNIFSGAMMTMTDNRFAFVPSLRVNIPYLNPTNMEDIDRIEVVLGPGAALYGPNTTSGVMAIFTKSPFSTQGTTVTVDGGNQSVLRGSIRTAWAPTPKFGFKVAYEAFRGKEWPFLAADTIGERKPRDRDINRQGGEIRADFRPTPSSEIIANYGRSQAGSVVEPTGLGPAQVKDWVYQTYQLRGRFKQLFAQVFLNTSDAGETYLLQKVQPQTNCPDVSDDACIIDRSKQFVAQAQHGLNFGTRERLLYGFDYIHTMPKTEGTINGNNEDDDEIKEVGGYLHSVTQLSRMFEVTAAARVDKHSRLDDPVFSPRLALVFKPVENQNLRLIYNRAFSTPSTNNLFLDRIGLSNALLNVRAVGTPNTGFQFRRDCPAGLGGLCMKTFNSFGGSATADFVAANPFVTSVAAARAGTLVAGLTAAYAGFGIPGPTAAALAAGVGSYLGTLRPTAAQVGTTLIIPSVGPGSTAFPVSPDQLLDIDRPMPTIHNTIEAGYKGILANRLQISLDLWHENRQNFVGPLQIESPVVFMNPTALNGYLSASLTPFFQAALQGTGLPASLAAQLAGGTAANLSTGLPGSNPASTVPCALATPAACPIGVVNFDTPNARNDVVLAYRSYQKSINLLGSDFGGELLLDGGFSLQGTYSWVNKKLFSKTYLGTREDVSLNAPANKHSFAINFRDEVKGLSAQVRERHVDGFNTLAFVGGPVEPYTLLDANLSVRPSFVNGVVWSLNGTNLLNKKHREFTQGNFIGRLIMTRVQVTF
- the nagB gene encoding glucosamine-6-phosphate deaminase; this translates as MSPQVRERIPVVIAEYDEVSRRIARRIADVIAERRKAGAHAVLGLATGSTPIGIYRELARLHREEGVDFSDVVTFNLDEYFPMRPESIHSYNRYMWENLFDEINVRPENVHVPRGDVPRDQVAAETAAYEQAIRDSGGIDIQILGIGKTGHIGFNEPGSGIDSRTRLIALDTVTRRDAAADFFGEDNVPTEAVTMGVATIMEAREIALIATGEHKSVIIKRAVEGEPDPDVAATYLQLHPNAVFYVDPAAAADLTRVRMPWITGEVEWTPALEVAAVIWLSEVTGKSILKLDSLDYREHHLSSLLARYQTAGPLNGEVFNALISKVRGKSKLPTRQNIVVFSPHPDDDVISMGGILHKLHQNANRIVVAYQTSGNIAVFDHEVRRYVDFLRRVNRDFTARETGLAPVLEKVERFLAQKEPGQVDIPEVLAIKRGIREAEAVSGIETFGMSREQARFLNLPFYQTGKTRKDPIGPEDVQITLELLEQHRPSMIFVAGDLSDPHGTHRMCLETVQHALDQYSGEPPEVWYYRGAWQEWDVGEADVLVPLSEDELRWKIRAIFKHQSQKDRAPFPGQDEREFWQRVEERNKRTAAVVDGLGLPEYFAMEAYVVRRDGAPMEAERVPTSALGAPSDQDSPRAHAR
- a CDS encoding serine hydrolase, with the translated sequence MRAYSGEGAGGNDSSRRWLDASMRPVVSLILFVAAAGCATVAATEGSTITRIAPVNTLVSAPPAAAGMSGNLNATLDSIIASALAEGAAPGATLAVGRYGRLVHLKAYGRLDTAVASAPVDVNTIFDMASLTKVIATTTTAMILEEQGVLDLDRTIASYLPGFNAPDKAPITMRMAMTHRGGLEAFAPLFRTFRGRDQYLQQINQRPLKAVPGTTTIYSDWEMILTQLVLETITGVPLDRLADEKVFRPLGMTSTRFNPDSSLKALIAPTEIDTTRGGLVWGRVHDENADAMGGVAGHAGLFSTVGDVAIFAQMLLNGGQYNGVRIVSPTTVARWTAPQIRGSSRALGWDTPSTVSSAGRFFSPRSFGHTGFTGTSMWIDPTRDLFVILLTNRVNPTRENTRVFALRRAVADAVQQSITNAPLVDWDTAGARK
- a CDS encoding Ig-like domain-containing protein, with amino-acid sequence MRKFILAGALLFAAACSKDGGGGPLVVTTVSVSATPTQIIVGGTAQAAAIVKDQNGNPLSGKTVNWVSLTPAVASVNATTGVITGVSAGTATIQGSADGVSGSATVIVIAAVSACNTGITIVDLPVGGVRVLTASETQGCIKIPAASGGPADYLVIPGNISATPDILGAYVLKSDEGENVPSSTIAPSHTIFSADNVAPRIPAADLGAAQIAFETRLRLMERRELRIPDAQRAYRERLRAGAQGRLSVSSAIPAVGEKLNFKIPGRTNACTNFTTITAEVKYVNDKAIIYTDITAPANGFTAADYQQIGDEFSNLIYPTDVAFFGTPLDDDANGRVIILYTSEVNKLTEANSNSFVGGFFFAGDLFPSTGAGSCAQSNEAELFYMLAPDPDGTINNNKRSLALVRQNTRGTIAHEFEHMINASERIRSPILQPLEVTWLDEALAHFAEDAVGRVVRGIGEAEDASFSRAHGGSTDDFNAFFFQNLARFRAYLNNPGPFGPTSSAADTSLAVRGAAWALLRYAADQYSGGDVKAFTKRLAGGPDVGVANLVKNAGASFDAIATGWMIANYADNLGIPGLSVLNTYRVYDMRSMMSSISAGIYPLKVTTVTGSGVVLTGLEARSGSGNYFFAERNAGSPARTWRFLNADGATAASFTGAAWIILRTR